A genomic region of Venturia canescens isolate UGA chromosome 7, ASM1945775v1, whole genome shotgun sequence contains the following coding sequences:
- the E(Pc) gene encoding enhancer of polycomb homolog 1 isoform X3 yields MSKLSFRARALDASKPMPIYMAEELPDLPDYSAINRAVPQMPSGMTKEEECEHHLQRAICTGLIIPTPEVTDLADAEAYDKIYPADYKLPRQLIHMQPFAMEQDIPDYDMDSEDEKWVGVQSRKMDLTPLQFEEMMDRLEKSSGRTVVTLNEAKALLKEDDDLIIAVFDYWLNKRLKTQHPLLLTVKTEHRLGSAANNPYLAFRRRTEKMQTRKNRKNDETSYEKMLKLRRDLSRAVTLLELVKRREKTKREHLHLTIEVYEKRYQAQDFSGQILSEVSALKTARPAFAPLFTNQFGVHQNWVNKVSSKDESLPRKEKRQYKKRKHKTDGGRSAGGHEEGSVRGGTGSGLGSGRDNRTSVSGTVVGPGGVLGSGLDPLASSDEESSPIPSNSHSQPSLASDRDEDDNVDADGQFAFRRNRNSSYLPPVSGGFGNWPWCDRSEGGLAEKKYRFALTSISKPTPRCIGLARRRLGRGGRVILDRYSNNIDDIWSTLDFTIHEPKSEALCDPTATATTTTAVKKEWLHFRPKTPPVSITSPSDASSTGSDSDSDPEYSIPCSNLSRLRNNCVNGSVNTSDQLVYPFPPEATSICVDILEPDRPGDEPPFTSEFNITDYFAVDGLTDFDHGLASVSTSSTCVSLTSSASTSAAGSYVNFGNISSPSKCSTSLSSSLLPVSTSVKETNNLTFGCSRFSLTPSVPNLFGPQPKREETIRASSSMTTTTTSTATSTTTTSGLPTTITSSSSSSTTTITTKTSEKSAASVSNVNTCGTLSGVNASSFSGSSTVPSIPTSSSFSGTSLSTGIQTVTCPTLGSSLTTKNHDNAQRTSGNHASTQFASLPSYELTTICNQSRNQGTTISSSTGNTKQQQIIHQQQILHHHHHHHHHHQHQQQQLQRQMANNNNVSSFVTAASILSKSLTSPSSNNNNNRNNSSIGVVNAAASSSSSSSSSSSSSSSSSSSPSTSSSSGITTIPSVSGGLRVFTNATSVSGLTNFGNGHQNGPTTSAISNQLNQSQQHNLHHNSPHSHNQQQTHHQNPHNQIVHHHHHHHHHQQQQQQQQQQQQTHHQHHSSNSLLSTGGLNNMGNTGSHSGGNMPNNQTIIIAQKHPPSNLLPGLVAQNKLATLARQQQQQQQQQQQLLQQQQLLQQQQQTQVQMSNQTQQIPSSGEITLNSNSEGLSMMEVDGVVDGSSCESTKQQQQQQQQQQQLVRANKTNSLAMEVT; encoded by the exons ATGAGCAAGCTGTCGTTCAGGGCTCGCGCCCTGGACGCATCCAAGCCGATGCCGATCTACATGGCCGAAGAATTACCCGATTTACCGGATTATTCAGCGATCAATCGCGCTGTACCACAAATGCCGAGTGGCATGACTAAAGAGGAGGAATGC gaACATCATCTGCAGCGAGCAATATGCACAGGTTTAATCATTCCCACACCAGAGGTGACGGATCTGGCAGATGCAGAAGCTTACGACAAAATATATCCGGCAGATTACAAACTGCCTCGCCAACTCATTCACATGCAGC cCTTTGCCATGGAACAGGACATCCCAGACTACGACATGGATTCAGAGGATGAAAAATGGGTTGGTGTGCAGAGTCGAAAAATGGATCTGACACCGTTACAGTTTGAAGAAATGATGGATCGCCTTGAAAAAAGTTCAGGACGAACCGTTGTCACTCTTAACGAGGCAAAGGCTCTCTTGAAAGAGGACGACGATCTCATAATCGCCGTTTTCGATTATTGGCTCAATAAACGTCTCAAAACT CAACATCCTCTGCTTCTAACGGTCAAAACAGAGCATCGTCTTGGGTCAGCCGCAAACAATCCGTATCTAGCGTTTCGTCGTAGAACCGAAAAGATGCAAACACGAAAAAATCGGAAGAACGACGAGACaagttatgaaaaaatgcttaAGCTCAGAAGGGATCTTAGCAGAGCGGTTACCCTCTTGGAATTGGTcaagagacgagaaaaaacgaaacgggAACATCTTCATCTTACGATTGAAGTTTACGAGAAAAG GTATCAAGCGCAAGACTTCAGTGGTCAAATACTGTCGGAAGTTTCGGCTCTGAAAACCGCAAGGCCTGCGTTCGCTCCGCTATTCACGAATCAATTTGGTGTCCATCAAAACTGGGTCAACAAAGTTTCCAGCAag gaCGAAAGCCTGCCGAGAAAAGAAAAGCGCCAGTACAAAAAACGAAAGCACAAAACGGACGGCGGACGTTCCGCTGGCGGACACGAGGAAGGAAGTGTACGCGGCGGGACGGGCAGCGGTCTCGGAAGTGGTCGTGACAATCGAACAAGCGTTAGCGGTACGGTTGTCGGTCCAGGTGGTGTACTCGGCAGTGGGCTGGACCCGCTCGCAAGTTCGGACGAGGAGAGCAGCCCTATTCCGTCGAACTCGCACTCTCAACCGTCTCTCGCCTCGGATCGCGACGAGGACGACAACGTCGACGCTGATGGACAATTCGCATTTCGACGGAATAGAAATAGCAGTTATTTGCCG CCTGTATCAGGTGGCTTTGGAAACTGGCCATGGTGTGACAGAAGCGAAGGTGGATTGGCCGAGAAAAAATACAGGTTTGCACTTACGAGCATTAGTAAACCGACGCCAAGGTGCATAGGTTTAGCTCGTCGGAGGCTCGGTCGTGGTGGaag AGTCATATTGGATCGTTACTCTAATAACATCGACGACATATGGTCGACTTTGGACTTTACGATTCATGAGCCAAAGAGCGAAGCATTATGCGACCCAACGGCTACCGCGACGACCACGACAGCAGTCAAGAAAGAATG GCTTCACTTTCGACCAAAGACTCCGCCCGTTTCAATTACCAGCCCGAGCGACGCAAGCAGCACAGGGAGCGATTCGGATTCGGATCCGGAATACTCAATTCCGTGTAGCAATCTTTCCCGTTTGCGTAATAATTGTGTAAACGGAAGCGTGAATACGAGCGATCAATTGGTATATCCATTCCCGCCGGAAGCGACGTCGATATGCGTCGACATTCTGGAACCGGATAGACCGGGCGACGAGCCGCCATTCACATCGGAATTCAACATAACCGATTATTTTGCGGTTGACGGACTGACGGACTTTGATCACGGTTTAGCGAGTGTTTCAACAAGTTCAACGTGCGTTAGTTTAACATCGAGTGCGTCAACGAGTGCGGCGGGTAGTTACGTAAATTTCGGGAATATTTCGTCGCCGTCAAAGTGTTCAACGTCGTTATCGTCGTCGTTGTTGCCGGTTTCGACGAGTGTTAAAGAGACTAATAATTTAACGTTTGGTTGCTCGCGTTTTAGTTTAACGCCCAGCGTACCGAATCTTTTTGGTCCGCAGCcaaagagagaagaaacaaTAAGAGCTTCGTCgtcgatgacgacgacgacaacgtcGACAGCAACgtcgacgacaacgacgagcgGTTTACCAACAACAAtaacgtcgtcgtcgtcgtcgtcaacgACGACGATAACAACAAAAACGAGCGAAAAAAGCGCGGCAAGTGTCAGCAATGTAAATACTTGTGGTACGTTAAGTGGTGTTAACGCTTCGTCGTTCTCAGGATCGTCAACGGTCCCCTCTATTCCCACATCTTCCTCATTTTCGGGGACCTCGTTGTCCACCGGAATACAGACTGTTACATGCCCCACATTGGGCTCTAGTTTAACGACTAAAAATCACGATAATGCCCAGCGAACCTCCGGCAACCACGCATCAACCCAATTCGCGAGTTTGCCCTCGTACGAATTGACCACTATCTGCAATCAATCGAGAAATCAAGGCACAACGATTAGTTCGTCTACCGGTAATACGAAACAGCAGCAAATTATTCATCAGCAACAGATTCtccatcatcatcaccatcaccaccaccaccatcaGCATCAGCAGCAACAATTGCAAAGGCAAATGGCAAACAATAACAACGTCTCGTCATTCGTCACAGCGGCTTCCATACTATCGAAATCTTTGACTAGTCCGtcgagtaataataataataatcggaATAATAGCAGCATCGGTGTTGTAAATGCTGCTGCctcctcctcgtcctcgtcatcttcttcatcctcgtcttcgtcgtcttcatcTTCGTCACCGTCAACCTCCTCGTCCTCGGGGATAACGACGATACCATCGGTCTCCGGTGGCTTAAGGGTTTTCACGAATGCAACCTCAGTTTCTGGTTTAACGAACTTTGGCAACGGGCACCAAAACGGTCCGACAACTTCTGCCATCAGCAATCAATTGAATCAATCCCAACAGCATAATCTTCATCATAATTCCCCCCATTCACACAATCAACAACAAACCCATCATCAGAATCCTCACAATCAAATCGTTCaccatcatcaccatcatcatcatcatc aacaacaacaacaacaacaacaacaacaacaacaaactcATCATCAACATCATTCGAGCAACAGTTTATTGTCGACTGGAGGATTAAATAATATGGGAAATACGGGTAGTCACAGCGGTGGTAACATGCCGAATAATCAGACCATAATTATAGCTCAGAAGCATCCACCGTCCAATCTGTTGCCCGGTCTCGTAGCACAGAACAAATTAGCCACTCTCGCCaggcaacagcagcagcaacaacaacagcagcaacaacttttgcaacaacaacaattgttgcagcagcaacagcagacGCAGGTTCAGATGTCGAATCAGACACAACAGATCCCGTCGTCCGGGGAAATTACGCTTAATAGTAATAG TGAAGGATTGAGTATGATGGAGGTTGATGGTGTAGTCGACGGATCATCGTGCGAGAGCACaaagcagcaacagcaacaacagcagcaacagcagcagctcGTACGCGCTAACAAGACTAATTCACTCGCGATGGAAGTGACATGA
- the E(Pc) gene encoding enhancer of polycomb homolog 1 isoform X2 — protein MSKLSFRARALDASKPMPIYMAEELPDLPDYSAINRAVPQMPSGMTKEEECEHHLQRAICTGLIIPTPEVTDLADAEAYDKIYPADYKLPRQLIHMQPFAMEQDIPDYDMDSEDEKWVGVQSRKMDLTPLQFEEMMDRLEKSSGRTVVTLNEAKALLKEDDDLIIAVFDYWLNKRLKTQHPLLLTVKTEHRLGSAANNPYLAFRRRTEKMQTRKNRKNDETSYEKMLKLRRDLSRAVTLLELVKRREKTKREHLHLTIEVYEKRYQAQDFSGQILSEVSALKTARPAFAPLFTNQFGVHQNWVNKVSSKDESLPRKEKRQYKKRKHKTDGGRSAGGHEEGSVRGGTGSGLGSGRDNRTSVSGTVVGPGGVLGSGLDPLASSDEESSPIPSNSHSQPSLASDRDEDDNVDADGQFAFRRNRNSSYLPPVSGGFGNWPWCDRSEGGLAEKKYRFALTSISKPTPRCIGLARRRLGRGGRVILDRYSNNIDDIWSTLDFTIHEPKSEALCDPTATATTTTAVKKEWLHFRPKTPPVSITSPSDASSTGSDSDSDPEYSIPCSNLSRLRNNCVNGSVNTSDQLVYPFPPEATSICVDILEPDRPGDEPPFTSEFNITDYFAVDGLTDFDHGLASVSTSSTCVSLTSSASTSAAGSYVNFGNISSPSKCSTSLSSSLLPVSTSVKETNNLTFGCSRFSLTPSVPNLFGPQPKREETIRASSSMTTTTTSTATSTTTTSGLPTTITSSSSSSTTTITTKTSEKSAASVSNVNTCGTLSGVNASSFSGSSTVPSIPTSSSFSGTSLSTGIQTVTCPTLGSSLTTKNHDNAQRTSGNHASTQFASLPSYELTTICNQSRNQGTTISSSTGNTKQQQIIHQQQILHHHHHHHHHHQHQQQQLQRQMANNNNVSSFVTAASILSKSLTSPSSNNNNNRNNSSIGVVNAAASSSSSSSSSSSSSSSSSSSPSTSSSSGITTIPSVSGGLRVFTNATSVSGLTNFGNGHQNGPTTSAISNQLNQSQQHNLHHNSPHSHNQQQTHHQNPHNQIVHHHHHHHHHHQQQQQQQQQQQQQQQTHHQHHSSNSLLSTGGLNNMGNTGSHSGGNMPNNQTIIIAQKHPPSNLLPGLVAQNKLATLARQQQQQQQQQQQLLQQQQLLQQQQQTQVQMSNQTQQIPSSGEITLNSNSEGLSMMEVDGVVDGSSCESTKQQQQQQQQQQQLVRANKTNSLAMEVT, from the exons ATGAGCAAGCTGTCGTTCAGGGCTCGCGCCCTGGACGCATCCAAGCCGATGCCGATCTACATGGCCGAAGAATTACCCGATTTACCGGATTATTCAGCGATCAATCGCGCTGTACCACAAATGCCGAGTGGCATGACTAAAGAGGAGGAATGC gaACATCATCTGCAGCGAGCAATATGCACAGGTTTAATCATTCCCACACCAGAGGTGACGGATCTGGCAGATGCAGAAGCTTACGACAAAATATATCCGGCAGATTACAAACTGCCTCGCCAACTCATTCACATGCAGC cCTTTGCCATGGAACAGGACATCCCAGACTACGACATGGATTCAGAGGATGAAAAATGGGTTGGTGTGCAGAGTCGAAAAATGGATCTGACACCGTTACAGTTTGAAGAAATGATGGATCGCCTTGAAAAAAGTTCAGGACGAACCGTTGTCACTCTTAACGAGGCAAAGGCTCTCTTGAAAGAGGACGACGATCTCATAATCGCCGTTTTCGATTATTGGCTCAATAAACGTCTCAAAACT CAACATCCTCTGCTTCTAACGGTCAAAACAGAGCATCGTCTTGGGTCAGCCGCAAACAATCCGTATCTAGCGTTTCGTCGTAGAACCGAAAAGATGCAAACACGAAAAAATCGGAAGAACGACGAGACaagttatgaaaaaatgcttaAGCTCAGAAGGGATCTTAGCAGAGCGGTTACCCTCTTGGAATTGGTcaagagacgagaaaaaacgaaacgggAACATCTTCATCTTACGATTGAAGTTTACGAGAAAAG GTATCAAGCGCAAGACTTCAGTGGTCAAATACTGTCGGAAGTTTCGGCTCTGAAAACCGCAAGGCCTGCGTTCGCTCCGCTATTCACGAATCAATTTGGTGTCCATCAAAACTGGGTCAACAAAGTTTCCAGCAag gaCGAAAGCCTGCCGAGAAAAGAAAAGCGCCAGTACAAAAAACGAAAGCACAAAACGGACGGCGGACGTTCCGCTGGCGGACACGAGGAAGGAAGTGTACGCGGCGGGACGGGCAGCGGTCTCGGAAGTGGTCGTGACAATCGAACAAGCGTTAGCGGTACGGTTGTCGGTCCAGGTGGTGTACTCGGCAGTGGGCTGGACCCGCTCGCAAGTTCGGACGAGGAGAGCAGCCCTATTCCGTCGAACTCGCACTCTCAACCGTCTCTCGCCTCGGATCGCGACGAGGACGACAACGTCGACGCTGATGGACAATTCGCATTTCGACGGAATAGAAATAGCAGTTATTTGCCG CCTGTATCAGGTGGCTTTGGAAACTGGCCATGGTGTGACAGAAGCGAAGGTGGATTGGCCGAGAAAAAATACAGGTTTGCACTTACGAGCATTAGTAAACCGACGCCAAGGTGCATAGGTTTAGCTCGTCGGAGGCTCGGTCGTGGTGGaag AGTCATATTGGATCGTTACTCTAATAACATCGACGACATATGGTCGACTTTGGACTTTACGATTCATGAGCCAAAGAGCGAAGCATTATGCGACCCAACGGCTACCGCGACGACCACGACAGCAGTCAAGAAAGAATG GCTTCACTTTCGACCAAAGACTCCGCCCGTTTCAATTACCAGCCCGAGCGACGCAAGCAGCACAGGGAGCGATTCGGATTCGGATCCGGAATACTCAATTCCGTGTAGCAATCTTTCCCGTTTGCGTAATAATTGTGTAAACGGAAGCGTGAATACGAGCGATCAATTGGTATATCCATTCCCGCCGGAAGCGACGTCGATATGCGTCGACATTCTGGAACCGGATAGACCGGGCGACGAGCCGCCATTCACATCGGAATTCAACATAACCGATTATTTTGCGGTTGACGGACTGACGGACTTTGATCACGGTTTAGCGAGTGTTTCAACAAGTTCAACGTGCGTTAGTTTAACATCGAGTGCGTCAACGAGTGCGGCGGGTAGTTACGTAAATTTCGGGAATATTTCGTCGCCGTCAAAGTGTTCAACGTCGTTATCGTCGTCGTTGTTGCCGGTTTCGACGAGTGTTAAAGAGACTAATAATTTAACGTTTGGTTGCTCGCGTTTTAGTTTAACGCCCAGCGTACCGAATCTTTTTGGTCCGCAGCcaaagagagaagaaacaaTAAGAGCTTCGTCgtcgatgacgacgacgacaacgtcGACAGCAACgtcgacgacaacgacgagcgGTTTACCAACAACAAtaacgtcgtcgtcgtcgtcgtcaacgACGACGATAACAACAAAAACGAGCGAAAAAAGCGCGGCAAGTGTCAGCAATGTAAATACTTGTGGTACGTTAAGTGGTGTTAACGCTTCGTCGTTCTCAGGATCGTCAACGGTCCCCTCTATTCCCACATCTTCCTCATTTTCGGGGACCTCGTTGTCCACCGGAATACAGACTGTTACATGCCCCACATTGGGCTCTAGTTTAACGACTAAAAATCACGATAATGCCCAGCGAACCTCCGGCAACCACGCATCAACCCAATTCGCGAGTTTGCCCTCGTACGAATTGACCACTATCTGCAATCAATCGAGAAATCAAGGCACAACGATTAGTTCGTCTACCGGTAATACGAAACAGCAGCAAATTATTCATCAGCAACAGATTCtccatcatcatcaccatcaccaccaccaccatcaGCATCAGCAGCAACAATTGCAAAGGCAAATGGCAAACAATAACAACGTCTCGTCATTCGTCACAGCGGCTTCCATACTATCGAAATCTTTGACTAGTCCGtcgagtaataataataataatcggaATAATAGCAGCATCGGTGTTGTAAATGCTGCTGCctcctcctcgtcctcgtcatcttcttcatcctcgtcttcgtcgtcttcatcTTCGTCACCGTCAACCTCCTCGTCCTCGGGGATAACGACGATACCATCGGTCTCCGGTGGCTTAAGGGTTTTCACGAATGCAACCTCAGTTTCTGGTTTAACGAACTTTGGCAACGGGCACCAAAACGGTCCGACAACTTCTGCCATCAGCAATCAATTGAATCAATCCCAACAGCATAATCTTCATCATAATTCCCCCCATTCACACAATCAACAACAAACCCATCATCAGAATCCTCACAATCAAATCGTTCaccatcatcaccatcatcatcatcatcatc aacaacaacaacaacaacaacaacaacaacaacaacaacaacaaactcATCATCAACATCATTCGAGCAACAGTTTATTGTCGACTGGAGGATTAAATAATATGGGAAATACGGGTAGTCACAGCGGTGGTAACATGCCGAATAATCAGACCATAATTATAGCTCAGAAGCATCCACCGTCCAATCTGTTGCCCGGTCTCGTAGCACAGAACAAATTAGCCACTCTCGCCaggcaacagcagcagcaacaacaacagcagcaacaacttttgcaacaacaacaattgttgcagcagcaacagcagacGCAGGTTCAGATGTCGAATCAGACACAACAGATCCCGTCGTCCGGGGAAATTACGCTTAATAGTAATAG TGAAGGATTGAGTATGATGGAGGTTGATGGTGTAGTCGACGGATCATCGTGCGAGAGCACaaagcagcaacagcaacaacagcagcaacagcagcagctcGTACGCGCTAACAAGACTAATTCACTCGCGATGGAAGTGACATGA
- the E(Pc) gene encoding enhancer of polycomb homolog 1 isoform X1, producing the protein MSKLSFRARALDASKPMPIYMAEELPDLPDYSAINRAVPQMPSGMTKEEECEHHLQRAICTGLIIPTPEVTDLADAEAYDKIYPADYKLPRQLIHMQPFAMEQDIPDYDMDSEDEKWVGVQSRKMDLTPLQFEEMMDRLEKSSGRTVVTLNEAKALLKEDDDLIIAVFDYWLNKRLKTQHPLLLTVKTEHRLGSAANNPYLAFRRRTEKMQTRKNRKNDETSYEKMLKLRRDLSRAVTLLELVKRREKTKREHLHLTIEVYEKRYQAQDFSGQILSEVSALKTARPAFAPLFTNQFGVHQNWVNKVSSKDESLPRKEKRQYKKRKHKTDGGRSAGGHEEGSVRGGTGSGLGSGRDNRTSVSGTVVGPGGVLGSGLDPLASSDEESSPIPSNSHSQPSLASDRDEDDNVDADGQFAFRRNRNSSYLPPVSGGFGNWPWCDRSEGGLAEKKYRFALTSISKPTPRCIGLARRRLGRGGRVILDRYSNNIDDIWSTLDFTIHEPKSEALCDPTATATTTTAVKKEWLHFRPKTPPVSITSPSDASSTGSDSDSDPEYSIPCSNLSRLRNNCVNGSVNTSDQLVYPFPPEATSICVDILEPDRPGDEPPFTSEFNITDYFAVDGLTDFDHGLASVSTSSTCVSLTSSASTSAAGSYVNFGNISSPSKCSTSLSSSLLPVSTSVKETNNLTFGCSRFSLTPSVPNLFGPQPKREETIRASSSMTTTTTSTATSTTTTSGLPTTITSSSSSSTTTITTKTSEKSAASVSNVNTCGTLSGVNASSFSGSSTVPSIPTSSSFSGTSLSTGIQTVTCPTLGSSLTTKNHDNAQRTSGNHASTQFASLPSYELTTICNQSRNQGTTISSSTGNTKQQQIIHQQQILHHHHHHHHHHQHQQQQLQRQMANNNNVSSFVTAASILSKSLTSPSSNNNNNRNNSSIGVVNAAASSSSSSSSSSSSSSSSSSSPSTSSSSGITTIPSVSGGLRVFTNATSVSGLTNFGNGHQNGPTTSAISNQLNQSQQHNLHHNSPHSHNQQQTHHQNPHNQIVHHHHHHHHHHHQQQQQQQQQQQQQQQQQQQQQQQQTHHQHHSSNSLLSTGGLNNMGNTGSHSGGNMPNNQTIIIAQKHPPSNLLPGLVAQNKLATLARQQQQQQQQQQQLLQQQQLLQQQQQTQVQMSNQTQQIPSSGEITLNSNSEGLSMMEVDGVVDGSSCESTKQQQQQQQQQQQLVRANKTNSLAMEVT; encoded by the exons ATGAGCAAGCTGTCGTTCAGGGCTCGCGCCCTGGACGCATCCAAGCCGATGCCGATCTACATGGCCGAAGAATTACCCGATTTACCGGATTATTCAGCGATCAATCGCGCTGTACCACAAATGCCGAGTGGCATGACTAAAGAGGAGGAATGC gaACATCATCTGCAGCGAGCAATATGCACAGGTTTAATCATTCCCACACCAGAGGTGACGGATCTGGCAGATGCAGAAGCTTACGACAAAATATATCCGGCAGATTACAAACTGCCTCGCCAACTCATTCACATGCAGC cCTTTGCCATGGAACAGGACATCCCAGACTACGACATGGATTCAGAGGATGAAAAATGGGTTGGTGTGCAGAGTCGAAAAATGGATCTGACACCGTTACAGTTTGAAGAAATGATGGATCGCCTTGAAAAAAGTTCAGGACGAACCGTTGTCACTCTTAACGAGGCAAAGGCTCTCTTGAAAGAGGACGACGATCTCATAATCGCCGTTTTCGATTATTGGCTCAATAAACGTCTCAAAACT CAACATCCTCTGCTTCTAACGGTCAAAACAGAGCATCGTCTTGGGTCAGCCGCAAACAATCCGTATCTAGCGTTTCGTCGTAGAACCGAAAAGATGCAAACACGAAAAAATCGGAAGAACGACGAGACaagttatgaaaaaatgcttaAGCTCAGAAGGGATCTTAGCAGAGCGGTTACCCTCTTGGAATTGGTcaagagacgagaaaaaacgaaacgggAACATCTTCATCTTACGATTGAAGTTTACGAGAAAAG GTATCAAGCGCAAGACTTCAGTGGTCAAATACTGTCGGAAGTTTCGGCTCTGAAAACCGCAAGGCCTGCGTTCGCTCCGCTATTCACGAATCAATTTGGTGTCCATCAAAACTGGGTCAACAAAGTTTCCAGCAag gaCGAAAGCCTGCCGAGAAAAGAAAAGCGCCAGTACAAAAAACGAAAGCACAAAACGGACGGCGGACGTTCCGCTGGCGGACACGAGGAAGGAAGTGTACGCGGCGGGACGGGCAGCGGTCTCGGAAGTGGTCGTGACAATCGAACAAGCGTTAGCGGTACGGTTGTCGGTCCAGGTGGTGTACTCGGCAGTGGGCTGGACCCGCTCGCAAGTTCGGACGAGGAGAGCAGCCCTATTCCGTCGAACTCGCACTCTCAACCGTCTCTCGCCTCGGATCGCGACGAGGACGACAACGTCGACGCTGATGGACAATTCGCATTTCGACGGAATAGAAATAGCAGTTATTTGCCG CCTGTATCAGGTGGCTTTGGAAACTGGCCATGGTGTGACAGAAGCGAAGGTGGATTGGCCGAGAAAAAATACAGGTTTGCACTTACGAGCATTAGTAAACCGACGCCAAGGTGCATAGGTTTAGCTCGTCGGAGGCTCGGTCGTGGTGGaag AGTCATATTGGATCGTTACTCTAATAACATCGACGACATATGGTCGACTTTGGACTTTACGATTCATGAGCCAAAGAGCGAAGCATTATGCGACCCAACGGCTACCGCGACGACCACGACAGCAGTCAAGAAAGAATG GCTTCACTTTCGACCAAAGACTCCGCCCGTTTCAATTACCAGCCCGAGCGACGCAAGCAGCACAGGGAGCGATTCGGATTCGGATCCGGAATACTCAATTCCGTGTAGCAATCTTTCCCGTTTGCGTAATAATTGTGTAAACGGAAGCGTGAATACGAGCGATCAATTGGTATATCCATTCCCGCCGGAAGCGACGTCGATATGCGTCGACATTCTGGAACCGGATAGACCGGGCGACGAGCCGCCATTCACATCGGAATTCAACATAACCGATTATTTTGCGGTTGACGGACTGACGGACTTTGATCACGGTTTAGCGAGTGTTTCAACAAGTTCAACGTGCGTTAGTTTAACATCGAGTGCGTCAACGAGTGCGGCGGGTAGTTACGTAAATTTCGGGAATATTTCGTCGCCGTCAAAGTGTTCAACGTCGTTATCGTCGTCGTTGTTGCCGGTTTCGACGAGTGTTAAAGAGACTAATAATTTAACGTTTGGTTGCTCGCGTTTTAGTTTAACGCCCAGCGTACCGAATCTTTTTGGTCCGCAGCcaaagagagaagaaacaaTAAGAGCTTCGTCgtcgatgacgacgacgacaacgtcGACAGCAACgtcgacgacaacgacgagcgGTTTACCAACAACAAtaacgtcgtcgtcgtcgtcgtcaacgACGACGATAACAACAAAAACGAGCGAAAAAAGCGCGGCAAGTGTCAGCAATGTAAATACTTGTGGTACGTTAAGTGGTGTTAACGCTTCGTCGTTCTCAGGATCGTCAACGGTCCCCTCTATTCCCACATCTTCCTCATTTTCGGGGACCTCGTTGTCCACCGGAATACAGACTGTTACATGCCCCACATTGGGCTCTAGTTTAACGACTAAAAATCACGATAATGCCCAGCGAACCTCCGGCAACCACGCATCAACCCAATTCGCGAGTTTGCCCTCGTACGAATTGACCACTATCTGCAATCAATCGAGAAATCAAGGCACAACGATTAGTTCGTCTACCGGTAATACGAAACAGCAGCAAATTATTCATCAGCAACAGATTCtccatcatcatcaccatcaccaccaccaccatcaGCATCAGCAGCAACAATTGCAAAGGCAAATGGCAAACAATAACAACGTCTCGTCATTCGTCACAGCGGCTTCCATACTATCGAAATCTTTGACTAGTCCGtcgagtaataataataataatcggaATAATAGCAGCATCGGTGTTGTAAATGCTGCTGCctcctcctcgtcctcgtcatcttcttcatcctcgtcttcgtcgtcttcatcTTCGTCACCGTCAACCTCCTCGTCCTCGGGGATAACGACGATACCATCGGTCTCCGGTGGCTTAAGGGTTTTCACGAATGCAACCTCAGTTTCTGGTTTAACGAACTTTGGCAACGGGCACCAAAACGGTCCGACAACTTCTGCCATCAGCAATCAATTGAATCAATCCCAACAGCATAATCTTCATCATAATTCCCCCCATTCACACAATCAACAACAAACCCATCATCAGAATCCTCACAATCAAATCGTTCaccatcatcaccatcatcatcatcatcatcatcaacaacaacaacaacaacaacaacaacaacaacaacaacaacaacaacaacaacaacaacaacaacaacaaactcATCATCAACATCATTCGAGCAACAGTTTATTGTCGACTGGAGGATTAAATAATATGGGAAATACGGGTAGTCACAGCGGTGGTAACATGCCGAATAATCAGACCATAATTATAGCTCAGAAGCATCCACCGTCCAATCTGTTGCCCGGTCTCGTAGCACAGAACAAATTAGCCACTCTCGCCaggcaacagcagcagcaacaacaacagcagcaacaacttttgcaacaacaacaattgttgcagcagcaacagcagacGCAGGTTCAGATGTCGAATCAGACACAACAGATCCCGTCGTCCGGGGAAATTACGCTTAATAGTAATAG TGAAGGATTGAGTATGATGGAGGTTGATGGTGTAGTCGACGGATCATCGTGCGAGAGCACaaagcagcaacagcaacaacagcagcaacagcagcagctcGTACGCGCTAACAAGACTAATTCACTCGCGATGGAAGTGACATGA